GTGGCTTCATGAAAATGTAGTGATAAAAGgcagaaacaaaacaggaaatactgacGGATGAGCTCAGCGATGGCTCTCTGTGTTCTCCTCTCcaacttctccagcttctttgCCACATCGCGCTTTAGATCCCTAAATCcagaattaaaatttttaaaaaatcattaacGAAATATCTTAAAATACACCAAGAGTTCTTCATGTACGATACAGCTTGGAAAGTTATTTTGAAAACAGGTCTCACCAGTCTGGTTTTCTTGGGGCAAGGTTGGCTAAATCctgaagaaaggaaaaaaaaaaaaaggaaaaaactcaACATGGCAGATAAAAACGCTTCAGTAAAGAAAACTCACATTTACACGGGGGTACCCACCACTTCCTCAATGATGGGCTCTGGATTAGCTGCCTCCAACTGATCTTTTACTTTATCTTCCACtgcaaacaataaatatttatcatTATATAGCCAACAGGAGTCAAAACTACAATCAGTAAGGCAGCATTGACACCAAAAagggttttttaaatgttttttaaaggtCGCCTATAACCGAAAATTTCTTACCTGATGCTGGTTTGGCTTTAGGCACCTGTCTTTCCTTCAGCTCTTCATCCTCTGGAGCGTAATTCCTCAATTTCAGCTCTCTGTGGACAAAAATACCACTTAATGTGATACTACTATTAGAAGTCTGAATGCtcttaaaaagcttttttcatACCATTAACCCACGCTCTAGACCTCCAGGAGGTGGCAGTGTAGGCAAATATACTCCACCGGAGACTAAAGAGCATAAAAGACCATCTGCAATCCCTACACAGCTGCACGTCTAATGTCTGAAGAAGGTTGGGTATAATGTCCCTCTTTATTCCCGTGAACACGTCTGATTAACATGTTCCACCTGCCGCCGGGCAGGAGAGCAGCAAACAGCTGAGGAATTCTTTCCTTGATGTTGAATTATACCGTCTTTCATCACAACTCCACATGGAGGAATTGTTGGCAAGCTTAGCTGACATCTCTGCAGATTAAACCGAGGGTCCAGAGGCAGAGGTAAACTACCGTTTGCCCAAGCACCGACCAAGAGAGTTATCAGCTGCTCTGAGCTTAACATGGATTTGTGATGAAGCTTGAGAGGGTACACTCTTGATGCATTCATCAGACTCCTGCTGCT
The genomic region above belongs to Oreochromis niloticus isolate F11D_XX linkage group LG11, O_niloticus_UMD_NMBU, whole genome shotgun sequence and contains:
- the ccdc12 gene encoding coiled-coil domain-containing protein 12, yielding MEQSVGSLQEQALKRKERLKALREKQLHGREQDDGEPESKKATLEEATQEKHRELKLRNYAPEDEELKERQVPKAKPASVEDKVKDQLEAANPEPIIEEVDLANLAPRKPDWDLKRDVAKKLEKLERRTQRAIAELIRDRLRGHEEELAGAVGAIGAEAGDSD